Proteins encoded together in one Urocitellus parryii isolate mUroPar1 chromosome 3, mUroPar1.hap1, whole genome shotgun sequence window:
- the LOC113191785 gene encoding diphthamide biosynthesis protein 3-like: MMVFPVEIEGFQYDEDSKTYFYPCPCGNNFSITKDQFLCGETVSGPSTNK; encoded by the exons ATGATGGTCTTTCCGGTGGAGATTGAGGGTTTCCAATATGATGAGGACTCCAAAACATATTTCTACCCCTGCCCCTGTGGGAATAACttttccatcaccaa AGATCAATTTCTGTGTGGAGAAACAGTCTCAGGTCCTTCAACCAACAAATAA